The genomic window CCGCAGATAGCGGTCGCGTTGCTCGTCGGCCTCCCGGGTCTTGGCCTCCAGCGCCTCGCGGAGCTTCTGGATCTCGTCTTCGGCGGTCGGGAACAGCTCGTCGGCGTCAGTCATGATACAGAAAGTATAGCAGACACCCCCGAACGGTTTGGCGGCTAACCAGGTAGGTAAAGCTCGCGTTGGACCCTTGAAAGGGAGTCCGAGACGAGGCGGGCCGTCTCGTCCACGAGCGAGATGACGTCTCCGTACGGCATGCGCCGCGGGCCGACCACGCCCAGCACGCCCAGGACCTGGCCGCGATAGGTGTAGGTCGAGGTGATGAGGCTGCACTCGCGCATGTCCTCCACGGGATTCTCGCTGCCGATGAGGACCTGGACCCCGCGCTCCTCGGCCATCCGCGTGAGGAGATCCACGAGGCGCGCCTTCTCCTCGAAGGCCCGCAAGAGGCCGCGCATGGTGCCCACGTCGCTCAGGTCCGGATGGTCGAGCAGATTGATGGCGCCGCTGATGTAGAGATTGCGGTCCCGCAGGAGCGCGACGATCTGGTCGAGCAGGCCGCCGCTCCGCGTCCAAAGGGGGTCGAGCGGATCTGCCGGGCGCTCGATGTCCTCCACGATGGTCTGGAAGGTCTTGCCGCGATAGCGGCGCGTCAGCGTCCGGCCGATCTCCCGCAGCTCCTCGACGCTCGGCCGCGGCAGGGGGGTGAGGGCGCGCGCCGTCACCCAGCCCGTATCCGTCACCACCACGGCGAGGGCGCGGTCTTCGCCCAGACCGACGAGCTCGATACGGTCCAGCGCCGTGCGGCGGAGCGGAGGGGCGAGGAGCATCCCCGTCATGTGCGTGCCGTCCGAGAGTCGGGTGGGCGTCTCAGCCATGAGCCGCTGGGCCCCGTCCGCCGAAGCGGTCGCCGCCTCCGTGGTCTTCTGGCCGCTCGGCGCGGTCTTCCACGGCACCTCGCCCAGCGCATTGACGTAGAAGCGGTAGGCCTTGTCCGTGGGCACGCGCCCGGCCGAGGTGTGCGGGTGCGTGAGGAAGCCCATGTCCTCGAGATCGGCCATGGCATTGCGGATGGTCGCGGGCGAGAGCCCGCGGACGTGGCGGCGGGCCACGGCGCGCGAGCCGACGGGCTGGGCGGTCTCGACGTACTCCGCGATGACGGCCAGCAGCACCTGGCGCAGACGCGGATCCAGCGCGGGCTCAGACATGGTATCGCTCATCTTACATCTTCACAGGAGCTCCATGAAGAGGGCGTCCGAGAGGAGGAAGCCCGGCTCCGTGAGCCGCGCCCGTCCATCCTCGGTAACGAGGAGGCCGCGCTCGGTCCACGCGGCCAGCACGCCGCGGAGGCGGGAGCCATCGAGGGCGACCCGCTCCTCCAGCCACTCGGCGGGGACACCCTCGCGCAGGCGCAAGCCAAGCATGAGCCGCTCGGCCATCCGCTGGCGCGGCGTCAAGGTCTCATGTGAGCCCACGGGCGCCTCTCCGGCCGCGATCATGGCCGCCCAGCGATCCACGGCCTTGACGTTGGCATAGCGCACCTCGCCCAGGAATCCGCAGGCCCCGGGCCCGAAGCCCAGGTACTCCTCGGCCCGCCAGTAGATCTGATTGTGGGCGGAGCGATGGCCGGGCCGGGCATAGTTGGACACTTCGTAGTGCTCGAAGCCCGCCTCGGCCGCGAGCTCGGTCATTCGCCGGTACTGGGTGGTCGCGGTCTCCTCGGGCGGCAGGAGTATTGGATTTTCGCTCGTCTCGGACGGTGGGGCCCCAGGCCCACCACGTCCTGCAACTCGCCCTGCCGACACGCCCTTGGCATGCCACAGGCTCCCCTCGTCGAGGGTGAGGGCATAGGCCGAGAGATGATCGGGCTGCCAGCCCAGCACGCCCTTGACCGTGGTCTCCCAGGTCGGGACGTCGAGCTTCGGGAGGCCATAGATGAGATCCACGCTCACGTCGACAAAGCCGGCGGCCCGGGCCGCGTCGAAAGCCTCGCGAGCCTGGCGCCCCGTGTGGAGCCGGTCGAGCGAGGGCAGGATGCGGTCGTCGAGGCTCTGGACCCCGAGGCTGATCCGCGTGACGCCCGCATTCCTGTAGCCGGTGAGCCGCTCGACGCTGACTGATTCGGGATTGCACTCGACGGTGATCTCCGCCGAAGGCTCGATGGGAAAGTGCGCGCGCAGACGGTCCAGGATCGCCGCCATGGCTTCGGGGGGCAGCAAGGAGGGCGTGCCGCCGCCCAGGAAGACGCTCTTGAGACGCATCGCCGCCGCCCACGGCGCCTTCGCGGCCAGATCGATCTCGCCAAGGAGGGCCGGCACGAAGCGCGCGACGGCCCCGGGCGCGTCGGGCGCCGTGTTAAAGGAGCAGTAGCCGCACCGCTGAGTGCAGAACGGGATATGCAGGTACGCGCCGAGGACCCTCGCCCGCGGTACCCACGCCGCGAGCCCGCTCATCGCCGTCTCGCCCGCCGGCTGCTTACGGCAGCCAGTGGCCGAGGCGCGTCCACCGCGGCCAATGGCTCTCGGCGTTCCAGGACCAGTAGATCAGGAAGGCCTTGCCGCGGATCTTGTCCCGATGGACGAAGCCCCAGTAGCGGCTGTCCTGGGAATTGTCGCGGTTGTCCCCCATGACGAAGTAGGAGCCCGCGGGGACCACGAGGGGATCACACGCGTAGAGATAGCCGCAGTGCGTGGAGGGAACGGCGGGGATGGAGCCCGGGCGCACGTAGGGCTCCTCGAGGAGGCGCCCGTTGAGGATGACCCGATTGTCCTGCACCTGCACGGTGTCGCCCTCCACGGCCACGATGCGCTTGATGAAGTCCCGGCTCTCGTCGTTCGGGTACTTGAAGACGACGATGTCCCCGCGCCGCGGCTTGCGCAGGCCCGGCAGGTGGGCGTCCGTGAGGGGCAGCTCGGCCCCGTAGAGGAACTTGTTCACGAGGATGTAGTCGCCCACGAGCAGGGTGTCCATCATCGAGCCCGACGGAATGGTGAAGGCCTGGACCCCGCACTGCCGGATGACCAGGGCCAGGAGCACGGCGATGAAGATCGCCTCGGCGTACTCGCGGACGAGGGACTTGCGCCGAACCGGGGTGACGGCCTCGGCGGGCGACGGGGTTTCTTCCGGCTGGGTCTGGGTGCCGTTGATGGTCATGCTCAGCTCTTGAGGACGGACAGGAAGGCCTCCTGCGGCACCTCGACCTTGCCGACCTGCTTCATGCGCTTCTTGCCCTCCTTCTGCTTCTCGAGCAGCTTCCGCTTGCGCGTGATGTCGCCGCCGTAGCACTTGGCGGTGACGTTCTTACCCATGGCCTTGACGGTCTCGCGCGCGATCACCCGGCTGCCGATGGCCGCCTGGATGGCGACTTCATAGAGCTGCCGCGGGATGACCCCGCGGAGCTTCTCGGTCAGGCTCTTGCCCTTCTCGTAGGCCTTGTCCCGGTGCACGACGACGGACAGGGCGTCCACGGGATCGCCGTTGAGCAAGATGTCGAGCTTGACCATGTCCGACTCGCGGAACTCGAGGAAGTCGTAGTCGAAGGAGGCGTAGCCCTTGGAGATCGACTTGAGCTTGTCGTAGAAGTCCACCACGATCTCGGAGAGCGGGAAGTCGAACTGGATGTGGCACCGCTTGCCGAGGTACTCGAGCGACTTGTGCTCGCCGCGCTTGTCCTGGGCGAGCTTGTAGATCTCGCTCATGAACTCGGTGGGCACGAACACCGAGCCCCGGACGTACGGCTCCTCGATGCGCTCGATCTTGTCCACGGGGGGCAGCTTCGAGGGGTTCTCGACCTCGATGGTCTCGCC from Candidatus Methylomirabilota bacterium includes these protein-coding regions:
- the hrcA gene encoding heat-inducible transcriptional repressor HrcA, whose product is MSEPALDPRLRQVLLAVIAEYVETAQPVGSRAVARRHVRGLSPATIRNAMADLEDMGFLTHPHTSAGRVPTDKAYRFYVNALGEVPWKTAPSGQKTTEAATASADGAQRLMAETPTRLSDGTHMTGMLLAPPLRRTALDRIELVGLGEDRALAVVVTDTGWVTARALTPLPRPSVEELREIGRTLTRRYRGKTFQTIVEDIERPADPLDPLWTRSGGLLDQIVALLRDRNLYISGAINLLDHPDLSDVGTMRGLLRAFEEKARLVDLLTRMAEERGVQVLIGSENPVEDMRECSLITSTYTYRGQVLGVLGVVGPRRMPYGDVISLVDETARLVSDSLSRVQRELYLPG
- the hemW gene encoding radical SAM family heme chaperone HemW — protein: MSGLAAWVPRARVLGAYLHIPFCTQRCGYCSFNTAPDAPGAVARFVPALLGEIDLAAKAPWAAAMRLKSVFLGGGTPSLLPPEAMAAILDRLRAHFPIEPSAEITVECNPESVSVERLTGYRNAGVTRISLGVQSLDDRILPSLDRLHTGRQAREAFDAARAAGFVDVSVDLIYGLPKLDVPTWETTVKGVLGWQPDHLSAYALTLDEGSLWHAKGVSAGRVAGRGGPGAPPSETSENPILLPPEETATTQYRRMTELAAEAGFEHYEVSNYARPGHRSAHNQIYWRAEEYLGFGPGACGFLGEVRYANVKAVDRWAAMIAAGEAPVGSHETLTPRQRMAERLMLGLRLREGVPAEWLEERVALDGSRLRGVLAAWTERGLLVTEDGRARLTEPGFLLSDALFMELL
- the lepB gene encoding signal peptidase I — encoded protein: MTINGTQTQPEETPSPAEAVTPVRRKSLVREYAEAIFIAVLLALVIRQCGVQAFTIPSGSMMDTLLVGDYILVNKFLYGAELPLTDAHLPGLRKPRRGDIVVFKYPNDESRDFIKRIVAVEGDTVQVQDNRVILNGRLLEEPYVRPGSIPAVPSTHCGYLYACDPLVVPAGSYFVMGDNRDNSQDSRYWGFVHRDKIRGKAFLIYWSWNAESHWPRWTRLGHWLP